A genomic region of Zalophus californianus isolate mZalCal1 chromosome 1, mZalCal1.pri.v2, whole genome shotgun sequence contains the following coding sequences:
- the LSM7 gene encoding U6 snRNA-associated Sm-like protein LSm7, which produces MADKEKKKKESILDLSKYIDKTIRVKFQGGREASGILKGFDPLLNLVLDGTVEYMRDPDDQYKLTEDTRQLGLVVCRGTSVVLICPQDGMEAIPNPFIQQQDA; this is translated from the exons ATGGCG gacaaagagaagaagaaaaaagagagcatCTTGGACTTGTCTAAGTACATCGACAAGACGATTCGGGTGAAGTTTCAGGGAGGCCGCGAAG CCAGCGGCATCCTGAAAGGGTTCGACCCACTGCTCAATCTCGTGCTTGACGGCACCGTGGAGTACATGAGAG ACCCCGACGACCAGTACAAGCTCACGGAGGACACCCGTCAGCTGGGCCTGGTGGTGTGCAGGGGCACCTCTGTGGTGCTCATCTGCCCGCAGGACGGCATGGAGGCCATCCCCAACCCCTTCATCCAGCAGCAGGATGCCTAG